A region of Arabidopsis thaliana chromosome 5, partial sequence DNA encodes the following proteins:
- a CDS encoding Transducin/WD40 repeat-like superfamily protein: MVVNYYIAGFWKLTYCWRWRDMADFDEYMADEYDMDDLEDDMNAAFDGRDIDASDSEVEDFDQLNKAADTSAAQARNGKDIQGIPWDSLTLTRKDYRKTRLEQYKNYENIPNSGDESAKKCMNTEKGSSFYEFRRNSRSVRSTILHFQLRNLVWATSKHDVYLLSNYSISHWSSLTGCRSEILNVKGHVAPSEKHPESLLEGFTETQVSTLAVKERLLVAGGFQGELICKHLDRPGVSFCSRTTYTENAITNAVDIYRNSSGALHFMASNNDCGVRDFDMERYKLVQLFRYLWPVNHSSLSPDGKLVAVVGDDPDGLLVDTSNGQTIGTLKGHLDYSFASAWHPNGVTFATGNQDKTCRIWDTRKLSESVAVLKGNLGAVRSIRFTSDGRYVAMAEPADFVHIYDTKSGYKKEQEIDFFGEISGISFSPDTESLFIGVWDRTYGSLLEYGRTRDYTYLDSLL; encoded by the exons ATGGTTGTGAATTACTATATTGCAGGTTTTTGGAAGCTAACTTATTGTTGGAGGTGGAGAGATATGGCTGACtttg ATGAATATATGGCTGATGAGTATGACATGGATGATCTCGAGGATGATATGAATGCCGCGTTTGATGGAAGAGATATCGATGCTTCTGATTCCGAAGTCGAAGATTTCGATCAATTg AACAAGGCTGCAGATACTTCTGCTGCTCAAGCACGGAATGGGAAGGATATTCAGGGTATACCGTGGGATAGTCTTACTCTTACTAGAAAAGATTACAGAAAAACTAGGCTAgaacaatataaaaactatgaAAATATACCCAATTCTGGTGATGAATCTGCCAAG AAATGCATGAATACTGAGAAAGGCAGCTCTTTCTATGAGTTCAGAAGGAATTCTAGATCCGTGAGATCAACGATTCTCCATTTTCAG TTGAGGAATTTGGTCTGGGCTACCTCAAAACACGATGTTTATTTATTGTCCAACTACTCCATCAGCCACTGGTCTTCTTTGACAGGTTGTAGGAGTGAAATTCTTAACGTTAAAGGTCATGTGGCTCCGTCTGAG AAACATCCCGAGAGTTTGTTGGAAGGATTTACAGAGACTCAAGTTAGCACTCTTGCAGTAAAAGAAAGGCTACTAGTTGCTGGTGGATTCCAAGGAGAACTCATTTGCAAG CATCTCGATAGACCTGGTGTGAGCTTCTGCTCACGCACAACTTACACCGAAAACGCTATCACCAATGCagtagatatatatagaaactcCAG CGGCGCACTGCATTTCATGGCCTCAAATAATGACTGTGGAGTCAGAGACTTTGACATGGAGAGATATAAGCTTGTCCAACTCTTCCGTTATCTATGGCCCGTCAAT CATAGTTCCCTAAGTCCTGATGGAAAACTAGTAGCAGTCGTTGGAGATGACCCAGATGGTCTACTGGTAGACACAAGTAACGGACAG ACGATCGGGACGCTAAAAGGTCACTTAGATTATTCATTTGCATCAGCTTGGCATCCAAACGGTGTAACATTTGCCACAGGAAACCAAGACAAGACCTGTCGTATTTGGGACACAAGGAAACTCTCGGAATCAGTCGCTGTCCTAAAAGGTAACCTTGGAGCCGTACGGTCCATTAGGTTCACATCTGACGGACGGTACGTTGCCATGGCCGAGCCAGCAGATTTCGTTCATATCTATGACACAAAATCAGGATACAAAAAGGAGCAAGAGATTGATTTCTTTGGAGAGATTTCTGGGATATCGTTTAGCCCAGATACTGAATCTCTCTTCATCGGTGTTTGGGACAGGACTTATGGAAGTCTCTTGGAGTATGGTCGAACCAGAGACTACACTTATCTCGATTCATTACTTTGA
- a CDS encoding Transducin/WD40 repeat-like superfamily protein, with amino-acid sequence MADFDEYMADEYDMDDLEDDMNAAFDGRDIDASDSEVEDFDQLNKAADTSAAQARNGKDIQGIPWDSLTLTRKDYRKTRLEQYKNYENIPNSGDESAKKCMNTEKGSSFYEFRRNSRSVRSTILHFQLRNLVWATSKHDVYLLSNYSISHWSSLTGCRSEILNVKGHVAPSEKHPESLLEGFTETQVSTLAVKERLLVAGGFQGELICKHLDRPGVSFCSRTTYTENAITNAVDIYRNSSGALHFMASNNDCGVRDFDMERYKLVQLFRYLWPVNHSSLSPDGKLVAVVGDDPDGLLVDTSNGQTIGTLKGHLDYSFASAWHPNGVTFATGNQDKTCRIWDTRKLSESVAVLKGNLGAVRSIRFTSDGRYVAMAEPADFVHIYDTKSGYKKEQEIDFFGEISGISFSPDTESLFIGVWDRTYGSLLEYGRTRDYTYLDSLL; translated from the exons ATGGCTGACtttg ATGAATATATGGCTGATGAGTATGACATGGATGATCTCGAGGATGATATGAATGCCGCGTTTGATGGAAGAGATATCGATGCTTCTGATTCCGAAGTCGAAGATTTCGATCAATTg AACAAGGCTGCAGATACTTCTGCTGCTCAAGCACGGAATGGGAAGGATATTCAGGGTATACCGTGGGATAGTCTTACTCTTACTAGAAAAGATTACAGAAAAACTAGGCTAgaacaatataaaaactatgaAAATATACCCAATTCTGGTGATGAATCTGCCAAG AAATGCATGAATACTGAGAAAGGCAGCTCTTTCTATGAGTTCAGAAGGAATTCTAGATCCGTGAGATCAACGATTCTCCATTTTCAG TTGAGGAATTTGGTCTGGGCTACCTCAAAACACGATGTTTATTTATTGTCCAACTACTCCATCAGCCACTGGTCTTCTTTGACAGGTTGTAGGAGTGAAATTCTTAACGTTAAAGGTCATGTGGCTCCGTCTGAG AAACATCCCGAGAGTTTGTTGGAAGGATTTACAGAGACTCAAGTTAGCACTCTTGCAGTAAAAGAAAGGCTACTAGTTGCTGGTGGATTCCAAGGAGAACTCATTTGCAAG CATCTCGATAGACCTGGTGTGAGCTTCTGCTCACGCACAACTTACACCGAAAACGCTATCACCAATGCagtagatatatatagaaactcCAG CGGCGCACTGCATTTCATGGCCTCAAATAATGACTGTGGAGTCAGAGACTTTGACATGGAGAGATATAAGCTTGTCCAACTCTTCCGTTATCTATGGCCCGTCAAT CATAGTTCCCTAAGTCCTGATGGAAAACTAGTAGCAGTCGTTGGAGATGACCCAGATGGTCTACTGGTAGACACAAGTAACGGACAG ACGATCGGGACGCTAAAAGGTCACTTAGATTATTCATTTGCATCAGCTTGGCATCCAAACGGTGTAACATTTGCCACAGGAAACCAAGACAAGACCTGTCGTATTTGGGACACAAGGAAACTCTCGGAATCAGTCGCTGTCCTAAAAGGTAACCTTGGAGCCGTACGGTCCATTAGGTTCACATCTGACGGACGGTACGTTGCCATGGCCGAGCCAGCAGATTTCGTTCATATCTATGACACAAAATCAGGATACAAAAAGGAGCAAGAGATTGATTTCTTTGGAGAGATTTCTGGGATATCGTTTAGCCCAGATACTGAATCTCTCTTCATCGGTGTTTGGGACAGGACTTATGGAAGTCTCTTGGAGTATGGTCGAACCAGAGACTACACTTATCTCGATTCATTACTTTGA
- a CDS encoding Transducin/WD40 repeat-like superfamily protein (Transducin/WD40 repeat-like superfamily protein; CONTAINS InterPro DOMAIN/s: WD40 repeat-like-containing domain (InterPro:IPR011046), WD40 repeat 2 (InterPro:IPR019782), WD40-repeat-containing domain (InterPro:IPR017986), WD40/YVTN repeat-like-containing domain (InterPro:IPR015943), WD40 repeat (InterPro:IPR001680), WD40 repeat, subgroup (InterPro:IPR019781); BEST Arabidopsis thaliana protein match is: Transducin/WD40 repeat-like superfamily protein (TAIR:AT3G13340.2); Has 30201 Blast hits to 17322 proteins in 780 species: Archae - 12; Bacteria - 1396; Metazoa - 17338; Fungi - 3422; Plants - 5037; Viruses - 0; Other Eukaryotes - 2996 (source: NCBI BLink).), whose product MSDYNGDDLEDEYMADEYDMDDLEDDMNAAFDGRDIDASDSEVEDFDQLNKAADTSAAQARNGKDIQGIPWDSLTLTRKDYRKTRLEQYKNYENIPNSGDESAKKCMNTEKGSSFYEFRRNSRSVRSTILHFQLRNLVWATSKHDVYLLSNYSISHWSSLTGCRSEILNVKGHVAPSEKHPESLLEGFTETQVSTLAVKERLLVAGGFQGELICKHLDRPGVSFCSRTTYTENAITNAVDIYRNSSGALHFMASNNDCGVRDFDMERYKLVQLFRYLWPVNHSSLSPDGKLVAVVGDDPDGLLVDTSNGQTIGTLKGHLDYSFASAWHPNGVTFATGNQDKTCRIWDTRKLSESVAVLKGNLGAVRSIRFTSDGRYVAMAEPADFVHIYDTKSGYKKEQEIDFFGEISGISFSPDTESLFIGVWDRTYGSLLEYGRTRDYTYLDSLL is encoded by the exons ATGTCTGATTACAATGGTGATGATCTTGAAGATGAATATATGGCTGATGAGTATGACATGGATGATCTCGAGGATGATATGAATGCCGCGTTTGATGGAAGAGATATCGATGCTTCTGATTCCGAAGTCGAAGATTTCGATCAATTg AACAAGGCTGCAGATACTTCTGCTGCTCAAGCACGGAATGGGAAGGATATTCAGGGTATACCGTGGGATAGTCTTACTCTTACTAGAAAAGATTACAGAAAAACTAGGCTAgaacaatataaaaactatgaAAATATACCCAATTCTGGTGATGAATCTGCCAAG AAATGCATGAATACTGAGAAAGGCAGCTCTTTCTATGAGTTCAGAAGGAATTCTAGATCCGTGAGATCAACGATTCTCCATTTTCAG TTGAGGAATTTGGTCTGGGCTACCTCAAAACACGATGTTTATTTATTGTCCAACTACTCCATCAGCCACTGGTCTTCTTTGACAGGTTGTAGGAGTGAAATTCTTAACGTTAAAGGTCATGTGGCTCCGTCTGAG AAACATCCCGAGAGTTTGTTGGAAGGATTTACAGAGACTCAAGTTAGCACTCTTGCAGTAAAAGAAAGGCTACTAGTTGCTGGTGGATTCCAAGGAGAACTCATTTGCAAG CATCTCGATAGACCTGGTGTGAGCTTCTGCTCACGCACAACTTACACCGAAAACGCTATCACCAATGCagtagatatatatagaaactcCAG CGGCGCACTGCATTTCATGGCCTCAAATAATGACTGTGGAGTCAGAGACTTTGACATGGAGAGATATAAGCTTGTCCAACTCTTCCGTTATCTATGGCCCGTCAAT CATAGTTCCCTAAGTCCTGATGGAAAACTAGTAGCAGTCGTTGGAGATGACCCAGATGGTCTACTGGTAGACACAAGTAACGGACAG ACGATCGGGACGCTAAAAGGTCACTTAGATTATTCATTTGCATCAGCTTGGCATCCAAACGGTGTAACATTTGCCACAGGAAACCAAGACAAGACCTGTCGTATTTGGGACACAAGGAAACTCTCGGAATCAGTCGCTGTCCTAAAAGGTAACCTTGGAGCCGTACGGTCCATTAGGTTCACATCTGACGGACGGTACGTTGCCATGGCCGAGCCAGCAGATTTCGTTCATATCTATGACACAAAATCAGGATACAAAAAGGAGCAAGAGATTGATTTCTTTGGAGAGATTTCTGGGATATCGTTTAGCCCAGATACTGAATCTCTCTTCATCGGTGTTTGGGACAGGACTTATGGAAGTCTCTTGGAGTATGGTCGAACCAGAGACTACACTTATCTCGATTCATTACTTTGA